The genomic interval AGATAGGTGAGGAGATAAAACAGCACATTGACACACAGATCTTTGAGCGCATAGATGTTGTCAAACCAGGTTTTATCAATTTATTTCTTTCACTTCCATTTCTTTTGAAAAGATTGGAGGAGATAGTTACTGTTAAAGATGAGTACGGTAAAAATAAAAAGCAAAATCCTAAAAAAATAAACCTTGAATTTGTTTCTGCAAACCCTACAGGGCCTTTAAATGTGGTTTCTGCACGTGCAGCGGCGGTGGGTGACACTCTTGCCAATCTATTACAGGCAAGTGGTGATGTTGTACACAGGGAGTTTTATGTTAATGATTACGGAAATCAGGTATGGTGGCTTGGGAAATCGGTGTGGGTTCGCTACAGGCAAATGCTGGGCCAGGATGTGCCATTCCCGGAAGAAGGCTATCACGGTGAATATGTGAAAGACATTGCCCGATATATACATGAGAATTTTTCACAGGAGCTATCGCACATAAAAGATGAAGATGAAATTATTAATTTTTGTGCGCGAAAAGCTATAGAATACAATGTTGCATCGCAGAAGGAAGATTTGGATAGATTTAATGTGCACTTTGATACATGGTTTCATGAAAGCACTTTACACCAAACCGGAAAGGTTATGGAAGTTTTTAACTATCTTGAGTCACTTGGTGTTATACGAGATGAGGACGGCAAGAAGGTGTTTGTTTCTACAAGGTTTGGTGATGATAAGGACAGGGTGGTTGTACGTGACGATGGAAGACCAACATATTTAATGGCTGATATTGCCTATCACAGAACAAAAATTGAACGAGGGTACGATTTGATTATTGATATATGGGGGCCGGATCATCATGGGTATATTGCTCGCCTGGTAGGTGCAATGAAAGCGATGGGATATGATGAAAAGCATTTCAGGATTCTGATTTCGCAGCAGGTAAACCTTTTAATGAATGGTGAGGCCGTAAAAATGTCCAAGCGCTTGGGTACATTTTCCACCATGCGTGACCTGATTGAAGAAATTGGCACTGACGTTGCACGGTATTTTTTTGTTATGCGTTCAATGGATAGCCATCTTGATTTTGATATTGACCTTGCAAAACGTCAGAGCAGCGAAAATCCCGTGTTTTATCTGCAGTATGCT from Spirochaetota bacterium carries:
- the argS gene encoding arginine--tRNA ligase encodes the protein MIIKEYIAHTVREALLKLLQAKNIPMELSPAIKVEYPKEEKFGDYATPIAMECAKILRMSPMQIGEEIKQHIDTQIFERIDVVKPGFINLFLSLPFLLKRLEEIVTVKDEYGKNKKQNPKKINLEFVSANPTGPLNVVSARAAAVGDTLANLLQASGDVVHREFYVNDYGNQVWWLGKSVWVRYRQMLGQDVPFPEEGYHGEYVKDIARYIHENFSQELSHIKDEDEIINFCARKAIEYNVASQKEDLDRFNVHFDTWFHESTLHQTGKVMEVFNYLESLGVIRDEDGKKVFVSTRFGDDKDRVVVRDDGRPTYLMADIAYHRTKIERGYDLIIDIWGPDHHGYIARLVGAMKAMGYDEKHFRILISQQVNLLMNGEAVKMSKRLGTFSTMRDLIEEIGTDVARYFFVMRSMDSHLDFDIDLAKRQSSENPVFYLQYAHARICSIFREAQNRNIHYNKAIVDVEHYNNPETIALLKLMA